The DNA segment TCGGGCTCTACCAGCACCATACGCTAGAGGCCCAGCCGGCACCGGGTGCCCCGATTGCGCCGCCGGACGGTGTCGAGGAAAAAACGTTGAAACGTTCGGGGCAGGAATTCAACCCTTCGGATCTGCATTATCCGCTGTCCCACaatagctgcagcagcaacaggaccGAACCGACCGCACTACTGATTGCGGTCAAATTTCCTGGCAGGAGAAAAAACCCCACAAGTGAGTTCCTTCTAGATGCACTATCGCTACATCTAGATCTGTTGATTTATCTTCCCtctaaaacaaatgttttatattCCCTCAGGTGTATCGATTTCATCGACGGTCGCTCGCTGGCAGCACCAACATACCACCGAATAACCCCGGAAAGGCGACAAACACTCATCACAGTGGCGACAGTGGCAAATTGTTAACGTGAACCCACTTCCGCCCATCTACACGACATCGCGTTAATAGTGTTATTGTGTTAATTGGAAAAATAACTTTATG comes from the Anopheles coluzzii chromosome 2, AcolN3, whole genome shotgun sequence genome and includes:
- the LOC120952220 gene encoding uncharacterized protein LOC120952220 isoform X2, which gives rise to MGLRGTVQEDPPEAVRRRVGLYQHHTLEAQPAPGAPIAPPDGVEEKTLKRSGQEFNPSDLHYPLSHNSCSSNRTEPTALLIAVKFPGRRKNPTSVSISSTVARWQHQHTTE
- the LOC120952220 gene encoding uncharacterized protein LOC120952220 isoform X1; translation: MFANFPLSWNMGLRGTVQEDPPEAVRRRVGLYQHHTLEAQPAPGAPIAPPDGVEEKTLKRSGQEFNPSDLHYPLSHNSCSSNRTEPTALLIAVKFPGRRKNPTSVSISSTVARWQHQHTTE